AGGCAGTTGAAGCAGAAACCCAATCGTTTACTAAACCATCAGCACCCCTATTCTTCCTCCCAAATTTCAATAGTTTCTTAAACCCTTTTGTAACATCTTTGCGTGGCTGTTGAGATGCATTGGAAGCACTAAAAGGCATCTGAGCACTGCCCCACTTTTTTCTCATCCGGGAAACATCAGCATCTGTTATTTGATCTAGCGAATGAGAATTCCATGGTGATGGACTTCCAGTTGGTGAATCGACAAAAGCATCACCATCTGAGGTATCATTTGCGTAAGGCGATAGGTGTGGAAGGCGCGAGCTCCAGGGAGCTGGTAATTCACCAGGTAAGTCATGCATGTTTCCTGCAAACGCATTGAATTTGGTATTGGCTGCTTCCCTTGGAAAAGAAACATCGCCATTTTCTGATCCTGGGTCATCTGAATTTCCAAAATCATGACTTTGTTTTGGGGTCTCACTCTCTGAATCAGCAGGAAAATCACTTTCCCTAAGAGTCTCTTCAATGCTTTCGTATTCTTCATCTTTGGCTTCATCTGGGGAATCCTCTTGCTGATCTGGaaaatcgtcatcatcatcattgacATTTGCAAACATCGGTGCACGGAATCCGGTTATACCGACAATAGGGTGAGCCCCATTGCCTTTCCGAAGAAAAGACTTTGGTGCACCAGATTTATGGGTGCTACTAGTAGTTCCCGAGGGAGCCCAGTTGTATATATCCTTGTTCACTGATGATGTGTCCCTTAATTCACTACCATTTAAGTTTTTCCGCATAGACTGTGACCCCCTTGATTGATGTTCATTCATAATACTCTTTGACTCTTCAATTTTACTCTTACTACGGGAAAAACTTTTTGGCTGAGCCCTGGCAGTAGCTCTATTATGACCagctgattgctttgtactttcgTTTCTGAAGTCAGAGAAATTGGGAACTGATTGTGCAAGAGGATTGTCTGGTGGATTTTTGCGATTTGCATAACTAGATCTTATAGTCCTTGACGAATGCTTATGGTTATGGACAGGGGCAATGGATGTCTTTTGTGTGTAAGCAACTTTGTTTGAAAAATGCTTCCTGGAATCAGCACTCCTGGAAGAACCATCGCCAGATAGGTAGTCACTATTCATTTCATCTTCTACAAAGAAAGAATCTACACCCTGGAAAAGGCAAAGATGACAAGTTACAGCATCACACATGATTATAGCATACATTCTACATCTATACTTGCTGAAAATCAGATTTTCAGTACTTTACAAAACATTAACAACATGTTATGTTTAGTGGGAAAACCAGAGTACAGCACTTGGGGTATATGTTAATTTAACGAACTACCAGAATTTTCTGAATTGATATTTTCTGTTGAAAAAAGTACTACACTACTGTACATTGAATCTAATACCTGATCCTTATTTCGTATAGCTGATTGCAACGGAGGAATCTTCTGGGCACGAGAAACATATGCAGAGTCGGGGAGATCTGCAGACCGAGAGAATTTGGTCCGCATCTCAGCCTTGCTCCGTTCTAGGCTGTCATGCATTGCCTTTAGTATTGCTTCCTTCTCTTCTTTCTGCATCTTCCAATCCTCCTTTAGTTTTGCATCCCTCTTCTGCATATATTGATCATAAAACTTCCCTCTTGACTCTTCCAAGCTAAGCATGGCAAGTTTATCTGGTGTGCTATTGATGTTATACCCTTCCTTATCCACCATCTTCAGAAGCTCATTGGCATCAAAGTTATTAGTCATACTATCCGTCACAGTTTGGTTCCTGTCAATCTTCTCTGGAAGAACCTTTATAGGCTTTGGCTCACTTACCCTAGGTGTGTCATCAACCTGTGGATCTGTAGACTTTCCTCTCCTAGTGGTGGTTAGCTTGTGTGCGGCAAATAGTTTCTCCAGCTCATTGGCCTTCATTTGAAGTTCATCATGCCGATCATGATTCCCCTTCCCTGGTCTCGCCACCCTGGTCTGCTCCAAGGTAACAGCACTTCCATCATTTACTGGTTTAATTTTACCTCCTAGCAAACTCAACTCCTGCTCAGCATTAGATGATTGTCTGCTCAAGTTTGTTCCCTGGCGACCAGAATAATCTGATGGAGGAAGTATTTCAGGCCCAACTGCAGCCTTTCTCCGTACATTTTCTACCTTCCGTGGTAGACTTTTCCGCCGCAAGCTAGCATCATGACCTTCAATTTCTGTAGAGGGACCTCCATCCCTACCAGATGAACCCCTAAAATTAGTGCGGGAATTGGACGTGGCTTTTGATTTGGGATCAACACTACTTGACACCTTCCCAATTGTTCTAGAGGATCGATCATTCTTTCCGACCACAACTGCTTCAGCGTGTATCTCTTTTGAACGGAGGCGAGAACCTCTGTTACCTTTCTGTCCAACCTGTTCACTTGTAACTGGTACCTCATGAGCAACAGAAGTGATTTCCTTATCTACTATGCGTGCATGTTCCTCTGACGATGGGCTAGTTAAAGTATCATAATGTTTTGGCAAACCTTCCTCAGCTGTCCTTGGAGATGTTATTAGTCGGGTTCGACCAGAAACATTTGAAGCAACATGCTCTGATATCCTTGCGTCGCCTTGCCCTTGATTAACTCTCTGCTCCTTGTCGAAGGATGACTCACTCTCAGTGCTGGATGTTATAGCCAtgtcatcttccaaacaagatttAGTCAGTTTTTTAGGAACCTCGGCAACAGCCGCCGATAAGGAGTATGGAGATGTAGTATTAAAAGTTGAGGAGGAGCAAGCACTTGTAGTAGTAGAATCCTTGGGTGTGTCACCATCCTTTTGAAATGGCCAAGACTGAGATGTTACTGGATGCTTAGCCCCACTAGCATCCTTATCAGCTCTTACTTTCGATGAATTGGCTTCCTGACTGGCAGATGTTGGTGTCCCAGCAGGAGTTCCATTTTCACTTCTGTCATTACAGCCACCAGTATcattttgacttaggtcaatgctCATGTCACTGACACTGCTGAACCTCCTTACCAACTTGTCCATGGATGCAACAGAAGGCACCCTGCGGTGCTCACCTTTCACTGGAACCACCTTAGCAGTACCTGCTGAGTTGCTGTTACCAGAAGTTGGAGTCTGCTCCTTTTGCTTATTCTCAAACATGCTTATCCTATCTTGCACACTCAAACGCCTTGAAAGCTCTTTAGCAGGAGCAGGAGGGGCTTctgtttcattttcttgtttatcTACTGCCTGCTGAAGGGTTGACTTAGAGTGTTGTGCAGTGCTGGATCCTGGTGGAACCTCTACTGATTGTTGGCTGTTGCTTAATCTGTCGATATGCGGAACACTGGCACCACTTACAGATTTATTACTGGATCCGCCGTGATCAGCCTGTGGCTCATCTATAGACATGTCTGAACTGCAGGAGTCACGAAGATTCCCATCTTCGAAGCTCTTCCAGTGTGATGAAGCTGCTTGTGATGCATGCTGAGGATTGATGTCCGGACGGCGCTGGCAAAGTGACATGTATCTGTTGCATGCTTCGCTGGACATAACAAGTTCATGTTGTCATATGCATCTAAACATCGTTCATCAAGAAAGGCAACAAAAGACCAACAAAGAAACAAGGACTGGGACAGAAGATATATCAATGCACAATGTTACTAGTTTCATTTCCAAGAAAAGCAGAACCACAGATTCGTCCACAGTGCTCTTAAACCCCAGTGCTATCATGGTAACCACACATAATAATCATGTAGAGATTGAAAATTGCAAAGCTGATTCTTTTTATCACAGTCCACTTCAAAATGACCCCATGAGAACCTTCTCATGCAAACTTTCCCCACTTTCCAGAACAATAACTACAGGGGGTTTGAATATTTTCCTAAATTTAACTACCACAATCTAGCATCGCATTTTCTTAAACTAAGTAGAAAATGGAACTAAGTAGAACTTGGTGTGCAATATTAATGGCATTTGACAAAAACAGTGATAAACTTTCTTTTTACAGCTGCTTGCTGTTTCAAATCATAAATGAGATCTGCTTGTTTGACATAAAAAAGGACAACTTGAGCACATTAGTCTACTGCTGATGGGGAATCACTTGTGTTAAATACTTAAATCTGCACATCGACTTTCGCGATACCAAAATAGTCTATGGGATATGATTGTCGGATAAGCTGTTAACTGTAATCTCATTGAATTACATAACACCAACCAGCAAAATATTAAAATTATAATCATAAGGCTACGTGTCTGTAACTGAGTTCTGGGCTTGACAAGTTTCAAGCATATACCTCAACCGGTTGGCACCGAAGTGGTCTGCAAAAAGGAGAAGCTCAGAGACACTGTCATGGTTAAACCCTGCGGATGATGCCCGGGCACAAGACGTGACAAGGTCTTGTTTAAGTGCACTTAGACGGACATCAATCGCTCTAAGAAGCTCCTTCCTGGACAAAAAAATCCAGGGCATAAATAATGGATGGTTAAAGATATGTCAGCTTGCATCAAAATAGTTGAAACTGTAAattacttgatattgcaacacagCCTACAGACAAGACATGCATTCAAGCAGTATGTCTTATCTATCAAAACTCACAGCACATTGCATTGCTGCATCACTGCACGTCGATTATACTAGTACAATAAGATTGAGTCTTGTATGTGCATAAACAGAGGCATTAGAAAAATTGGATATCCATGGTCTTACAGTCAATAACATTAACATAAAACTACTAACAATTGATCTTTCTATAATCAACATAGAATGGTTAAAGGATGGACAGTCTGAAGCTCCAAAATATGGAAGCCAGAAATATGTCCATGAAAGGTCCATGTGACGTAATTAAAGAAAGCATATGCAACTGATCATCCTGGATAAATAAAATAATTTCATATAGCCAGACAAGTACATGGAGTATGAAACACAAAACATGCAAGGCTTATCAGGAAATACAGTTAATGAGTTTCATCTGTCTAATCTATTCCAGGAGGTACATACTAATTGTGGATCATCTTCTACTCACTTAAGTCAAGTTTATTTGGTAAAAGAGAGTTAAATGTCTACTCAACGAAGCACATACTAATTGTGGATCATCTTCTACTCACTTAAATCAAGTTTATTTGGCAAAGGAGAGGTAAATGAGGTGGAATTGAAATGAGAGATGAGCTTACTTTGTAATGTCTGCTGCTGCCGAGGCTTCAGCTGACAATTAGCACAACAAGAGAAAGAGATTATATTAATTATGTTCACAAGCATCACATACTGCCACACATGAATGTAATTATGGCACATTAAAACAATTATCGGCATGCACCAATGAACGGTGTTCTCCGTACCTTTCCTAAACTATTACCTGCTTATTAAATATATTTCCTAATTAGTAACTAAGTTTCATGTCAATATGTGATGATATAGTGGCATCAATGTATACAGCATTAAACAAGAGTCTCTAATTGTTCATGCACGCCAATTATCAGTTGCCAATTAAGTAAGAAAATAATCAAAGAACTTTCACTCGCTCCCCGGATAATATCACCGGTAGCACACTGAATAACTCCTGTAAGATGGACACAACTCTAATAATGAAAGTGTGTGACCAGTATGAGGTATGAACAGACATAAAGAATCGGGACATACCATCTCCACCCGAGGAAACACCCTGCAAACAGAATTACCAATTTTAGACAAATGCTACTACTGCACTACAAAAAAAAAACACGCTAAAAGAAGTGCTTGATTATTATTGATACCTGTGCTGCGTAAATCTTCCTAGCCCCTTCCAGCTGCGACGTTTCCGCCTCGAATGTATTCGCCATCTCCAGCACCTCCGGCGTGCTGACGAAGCGCACGAACCTTCAAGCAGAAGCGAATCAAAGCACTTGTGAGCATATTGGACATCGCGGAGCCGAAGAACAATAATAAGCCATATATGAAGAAACCTCTCGAGGGTGCCCTTGCTGAACCAGGCGGCGCGGCGGTCCAGCTGCAGACGGATGGCGGGCTGGGGCGGCTGGGCCGCCGCCTGCTCCTCCGCCGCGCGCAGGTGCGTGAAGAAGGGCTTCACCGACCCGGACGCGATCTTCTCCGTCCGCCCACTGCCCGACACCACCAGCTCGCACCTGCGCAGAAAGCAGCCACCTTTAGCTCACAGGAAGCGCGCGGGAATGCGAGATTCCTCCCCGCATCCTCACCTGGAGCGGCGGGGCGAGAGCTGGAAGAGCGCGTAGTCGAGCGGCACGTTGGGCTCCATGGCGACGCCGCCAGCGCCGCGGCCGGCGGCGAGGTCGGATCTGATGGATCGCGTGCGAGACCTGCTCCCCGCCTCCGGCGGAACCGACCACCCCGGAAGCGCCGGAAAGGCGGGTCGAGCCGCGCAATGCAGCTCCCGCGGCGGCGAGATCGCGCGGCGGCCGGTGCGTGCTGCGGCGGCGGGCCGGATCTCGCCCCCACGCGCGCCCGGAATCCGATAACGTGCGCCTGCTGGCTGCTGTGCTGTGGGGGAGGGAGGAGAGCGGAGTGGAAGAAGAGAGGACTAGAAAGAAAGCTGCTTGTTTGGTGGAGCTGGAGCTGGAGACTGGTGTGCTGctctgctctctctctctctctctctctctccctcctccgtGGGAACAACAGAAGAAGGTAAAACCAGGAAATGTAGGGGGTGTTTGGGTGAAATTAGCGGCTTTAATCTGGAGTTTTGGAGAAGCTTAGGTGCTTGATTAAGAGAGATTGTTCTTTTCTGGGAGTGTAATTGTGGCAAAAAAGGGAGTTGAAGCGAAGCTGCTTTCGTTTTCATTTCATTTTGTTTTTCTATTTTGCTTTGCATCTCCTTGGCTTTTCAGGATAACAACGGCTTTGAGTGGGCAGTTGGTATGGATCTGACCCTTCTGTCCTTCAACAGCAAACAAAACCAGGGGGATTGTTTTGAACTTTGGAGGAGGGATTTTCTTCAGAAAGAAGCCAAGATTTCTGCTGAGAACGTGTTACTGTACTTCTCTTTCAGTTACTCAAAACGTACTATGGCATGGCACCTTTTCTTTTCCCCTGTTGCTAGTGTACAAGTCTGGTCACCAATCTTCAGGCGACAAAAATGTGAGCGTCTGTTATTAGCATGTATCTCTCAATCTTTCAGCATCACCAAGTGAATACGATGTGGCCATGATGTAGTGCTTGGTGGTAGCAAGCGAATTGATGGATTTGCTAGACATAACCTACATAATTTCTTAAGAAATGGTTGCCTCATATAGCATTTGCGTGTTGTTGTGCCAGTTTAAGTTCTCCTTTTATGTGTGGCTATGCATATAGGGCCTGGCTCACAAGGGGTAGTGTTGCCACTGTCGCAGTGAACAGTGGTATTGAGCACCTAATATACTGGTATGGTCCTTCTCAAGGACAAGGAGAATCAAGAGGTCAAGATCTCGACAGTGACATCCCTTATGTATTTGGAAAGAAATTTATCAgtttgtttatgtgactcttagaTGACTTATAGTATGTGTTAATTATAGCTTGCATCAAAGTCGTGCATAACTGATAGTACAAATTAATGAAGAAGTTTCAGCTCCCAAATCGCCTTGCATATCTTCTTGCTACTCTAAACTTACCTAAATTGGTCTtctgaaaagaaaaagaaaaacgatTTGTTTCCTAAGCTACTTCCCACAAATCTTGGTCTAACTGTTGACCGACATCTTCTGGTTCCTTGCTGATGAAAACAACGAGTAGACCAAGAAGAGAGAATCCCATGCGCAAAGTGTACGGATGGTGAACAAACAAGAATATATGAAGAGTAACTCTCAAATCATGAGGCAACGTGGATGAGAATTCTCCAAGTCTTGTCGGTGAAAACAACTCAAGAATCGAGAATGTGCAAGCGGTGGCTTGTCTATGAGTCTATGACAACTGGTATCCTACTTTATACACTAACAAAATTTACAGTAATATCTGAAGTGTAATATCAACTTATTTTGGGGTACAGATTTTTACGAAACATTGAAAAAACGTGAGAGGTGTGTTGGCTTCCCGGTACGTAGCGTACAGAATTTTCTaaagtaaaaacaaaaaatcatattttgaagTTTCAGGTTGAACGATTTTATTAAAAAAAACCACACAGTACATCTTGGTGTGAACTACATGAAAATATTTGTTAATAATCCTATCTGTATTTTTGTGTACAATTTAAATAAATAAAATGTGCAAGAAATTTTACATGTACGTAGTGAGTGTATATATACTTGTAGATTCTTTGTGAAACTCTTCAACATGTGTTTTCCGATTGTAAGAAAAGGCATCTAAGACAACCGAACTCATTGAGCAATATTTGTTACCTTTGTTTCTTTTTTCCCCTTTGGGACAACCGTCAAGAGTTTTCATTAAATAGATGAGATAATTGACTAGTTGGTATAGAAAAGGGCCATCAACAGTTACAAGTTGCTAGCTTGCCTGGGCTGGAGATCACACACCTGACAACATGGTGAACGCAAGATGCAAACACGTCAATGAAGCACTCGTAAACAAAGGAGCATCCCACCACGATGGAGAAACGTTGCATCTCCATTGGCCATACCAAATCTGGCGTGACTCTCACAAAGAGAGCACAAGAAACTCTTTTGGGAAGAACGAGGGACACTCGGTCGAAGA
This region of Lolium perenne isolate Kyuss_39 chromosome 2, Kyuss_2.0, whole genome shotgun sequence genomic DNA includes:
- the LOC127332671 gene encoding uncharacterized protein isoform X3 encodes the protein MEPNVPLDYALFQLSPRRSRCELVVSGSGRTEKIASGSVKPFFTHLRAAEEQAAAQPPQPAIRLQLDRRAAWFSKGTLERFVRFVSTPEVLEMANTFEAETSQLEGARKIYAAQGVSSGGDAEASAAADITKKELLRAIDVRLSALKQDLVTSCARASSAGFNHDSVSELLLFADHFGANRLSEACNRYMSLCQRRPDINPQHASQAASSHWKSFEDGNLRDSCSSDMSIDEPQADHGGSSNKSVSGASVPHIDRLSNSQQSVEVPPGSSTAQHSKSTLQQAVDKQENETEAPPAPAKELSRRLSVQDRISMFENKQKEQTPTSGNSNSAGTAKVVPVKGEHRRVPSVASMDKLVRRFSSVSDMSIDLSQNDTGGCNDRSENGTPAGTPTSASQEANSSKVRADKDASGAKHPVTSQSWPFQKDGDTPKDSTTTSACSSSTFNTTSPYSLSAAVAEVPKKLTKSCLEDDMAITSSTESESSFDKEQRVNQGQGDARISEHVASNVSGRTRLITSPRTAEEGLPKHYDTLTSPSSEEHARIVDKEITSVAHEVPVTSEQVGQKGNRGSRLRSKEIHAEAVVVGKNDRSSRTIGKVSSSVDPKSKATSNSRTNFRGSSGRDGGPSTEIEGHDASLRRKSLPRKVENVRRKAAVGPEILPPSDYSGRQGTNLSRQSSNAEQELSLLGGKIKPVNDGSAVTLEQTRVARPGKGNHDRHDELQMKANELEKLFAAHKLTTTRRGKSTDPQVDDTPRVSEPKPIKVLPEKIDRNQTVTDSMTNNFDANELLKMVDKEGYNINSTPDKLAMLSLEESRGKFYDQYMQKRDAKLKEDWKMQKEEKEAILKAMHDSLERSKAEMRTKFSRSADLPDSAYVSRAQKIPPLQSAIRNKDQGVDSFFVEDEMNSDYLSGDGSSRSADSRKHFSNKVAYTQKTSIAPVHNHKHSSRTIRSSYANRKNPPDNPLAQSVPNFSDFRNESTKQSAGHNRATARAQPKSFSRSKSKIEESKSIMNEHQSRGSQSMRKNLNGSELRDTSSVNKDIYNWAPSGTTSSTHKSGAPKSFLRKGNGAHPIVGITGFRAPMFANVNDDDDDFPDQQEDSPDEAKDEEYESIEETLRESDFPADSESETPKQSHDFGNSDDPGSENGDVSFPREAANTKFNAFAGNMHDLPGELPAPWSSRLPHLSPYANDTSDGDAFVDSPTGSPSPWNSHSLDQITDADVSRMRKKWGSAQMPFSASNASQQPRKDVTKGFKKLLKFGRKNRGADGLVNDWVSASTASECDDDMEDGRDLAIGSSDDFRKSRMGYLSSYDGFVENEVLTEQGILQEPSLRSSIPNPTANFRLREDQLTGSRSFFSLPAFRSKGGDARLR
- the LOC127332671 gene encoding uncharacterized protein isoform X2, yielding MEPNVPLDYALFQLSPRRSRCELVVSGSGRTEKIASGSVKPFFTHLRAAEEQAAAQPPQPAIRLQLDRRAAWFSKGTLERFVRFVSTPEVLEMANTFEAETSQLEGARKIYAAQGVSSGGDAEASAAADITKKELLRAIDVRLSALKQDLVTSCARASSAGFNHDSVSELLLFADHFGANRLSEACNRYMSLCQRRPDINPQHASQAASSHWKSFEDGNLRDSCSSDMSIDEPQADHGGSSNKSVSGASVPHIDRLSNSQQSVEVPPGSSTAQHSKSTLQQAVDKQENETEAPPAPAKELSRRLSVQDRISMFENKQKEQTPTSGNSNSAGTAKVVPVKGEHRRVPSVASMDKLVRRFSSVSDMSIDLSQNDTGGCNDRSENGTPAGTPTSASQEANSSKVRADKDASGAKHPVTSQSWPFQKDGDTPKDSTTTSACSSSTFNTTSPYSLSAAVAEVPKKLTKSCLEDDMAITSSTESESSFDKEQRVNQGQGDARISEHVASNVSGRTRLITSPRTAEEGLPKHYDTLTSPSSEEHARIVDKEITSVAHEVPVTSEQVGQKGNRGSRLRSKEIHAEAVVVGKNDRSSRTIGKVSSSVDPKSKATSNSRTNFRGSSGRDGGPSTEIEGHDASLRRKSLPRKVENVRRKAAVGPEILPPSDYSGRQGTNLSRQSSNAEQELSLLGGKIKPVNDGSAVTLEQTRVARPGKGNHDRHDELQMKANELEKLFAAHKLTTTRRGKSTDPQVDDTPRVSEPKPIKVLPEKIDRNQTVTDSMTNNFDANELLKMVDKEGYNINSTPDKLAMLSLEESRGKFYDQYMQKRDAKLKEDWKMQKEEKEAILKAMHDSLERSKAEMRTKFSRSADLPDSAYVSRAQKIPPLQSAIRNKDQGVDSFFVEDEMNSDYLSGDGSSRSADSRKHFSNKVAYTQKTSIAPVHNHKHSSRTIRSSYANRKNPPDNPLAQSVPNFSDFRNESTKQSAGHNRATARAQPKSFSRSKSKIEESKSIMNEHQSRGSQSMRKNLNGSELRDTSSVNKDIYNWAPSGTTSSTHKSGAPKSFLRKGNGAHPIVGITGFRAPMFANVNDDDDDFPDQQEDSPDEAKDEEYESIEETLRESDFPADSESETPKQSHDFGNSDDPGSENGDVSFPREAANTKFNAFAGNMHDLPGELPAPWSSRLPHLSPYANDTSDGDAFVDSPTGSPSPWNSHSLDQITDADVSRMRKKWGSAQMPFSASNASQQPRKDVTKGFKKLLKFGRKNRGADGLVNDWVSASTASECDDDMEDGRDLAIGSSDDFRKSRMGYLSSYDGFVENEVLTEQEPSLRSSIPNPTANFRLREDQLTGSPIKGSRSFFSLPAFRSKGGDARLR
- the LOC127332671 gene encoding uncharacterized protein isoform X5, producing the protein MEPNVPLDYALFQLSPRRSRCELVVSGSGRTEKIASGSVKPFFTHLRAAEEQAAAQPPQPAIRLQLDRRAAWFSKGTLERFVRFVSTPEVLEMANTFEAETSQLEGARKIYAAQGVSSGGDAEASAAADITKKELLRAIDVRLSALKQDLVTSCARASSAGFNHDSVSELLLFADHFGANRLSEACNRYMSLCQRRPDINPQHASQAASSHWKSFEDGNLRDSCSSDMSIDEPQADHGGSSNKSVSGASVPHIDRLSNSQQSVEVPPGSSTAQHSKSTLQQAVDKQENETEAPPAPAKELSRRLSVQDRISMFENKQKEQTPTSGNSNSAGTAKVVPVKGEHRRVPSVASMDKLVRRFSSVSDMSIDLSQNDTGGCNDRSENGTPAGTPTSASQEANSSKVRADKDASGAKHPVTSQSWPFQKDGDTPKDSTTTSACSSSTFNTTSPYSLSAAVAEVPKKLTKSCLEDDMAITSSTESESSFDKEQRVNQGQGDARISEHVASNVSGRTRLITSPRTAEEGLPKHYDTLTSPSSEEHARIVDKEITSVAHEVPVTSEQVGQKGNRGSRLRSKEIHAEAVVVGKNDRSSRTIGKVSSSVDPKSKATSNSRTNFRGSSGRDGGPSTEIEGHDASLRRKSLPRKVENVRRKAAVGPEILPPSDYSGRQGTNLSRQSSNAEQELSLLGGKIKPVNDGSAVTLEQTRVARPGKGNHDRHDELQMKANELEKLFAAHKLTTTRRGKSTDPQVDDTPRVSEPKPIKVLPEKIDRNQTVTDSMTNNFDANELLKMVDKEGYNINSTPDKLAMLSLEESRGKFYDQYMQKRDAKLKEDWKMQKEEKEAILKAMHDSLERSKAEMRTKFSRSADLPDSAYVSRAQKIPPLQSAIRNKDQGVDSFFVEDEMNSDYLSGDGSSRSADSRKHFSNKVAYTQKTSIAPVHNHKHSSRTIRSSYANRKNPPDNPLAQSVPNFSDFRNESTKQSAGHNRATARAQPKSFSRSKSKIEESKSIMNEHQSRGSQSMRKNLNGSELRDTSSVNKDIYNWAPSGTTSSTHKSGAPKSFLRKGNGAHPIVGITGFRAPMFANVNDDDDDFPDQQEDSPDEAKDEEYESIEETLRESDFPADSESETPKQSHDFGNSDDPGSENGDVSFPREAANTKFNAFAGNMHDLPGELPAPWSSRLPHLSPYANDTSDGDAFVDSPTGSPSPWNSHSLDQITDADVSRMRKKWGSAQMPFSASNASQQPRKDVTKGFKKLLKFGRKNRGADGLVNDWVSASTASECDDDMEDGRDLAIGSSDDFRKSRMGYLSSYDGFVENEVLTEQGSRSFFSLPAFRSKGGDARLR
- the LOC127332671 gene encoding uncharacterized protein isoform X4 — its product is MEPNVPLDYALFQLSPRRSRCELVVSGSGRTEKIASGSVKPFFTHLRAAEEQAAAQPPQPAIRLQLDRRAAWFSKGTLERFVRFVSTPEVLEMANTFEAETSQLEGARKIYAAQGVSSGGDAEASAAADITKKELLRAIDVRLSALKQDLVTSCARASSAGFNHDSVSELLLFADHFGANRLSEACNRYMSLCQRRPDINPQHASQAASSHWKSFEDGNLRDSCSSDMSIDEPQADHGGSSNKSVSGASVPHIDRLSNSQQSVEVPPGSSTAQHSKSTLQQAVDKQENETEAPPAPAKELSRRLSVQDRISMFENKQKEQTPTSGNSNSAGTAKVVPVKGEHRRVPSVASMDKLVRRFSSVSDMSIDLSQNDTGGCNDRSENGTPAGTPTSASQEANSSKVRADKDASGAKHPVTSQSWPFQKDGDTPKDSTTTSACSSSTFNTTSPYSLSAAVAEVPKKLTKSCLEDDMAITSSTESESSFDKEQRVNQGQGDARISEHVASNVSGRTRLITSPRTAEEGLPKHYDTLTSPSSEEHARIVDKEITSVAHEVPVTSEQVGQKGNRGSRLRSKEIHAEAVVVGKNDRSSRTIGKVSSSVDPKSKATSNSRTNFRGSSGRDGGPSTEIEGHDASLRRKSLPRKVENVRRKAAVGPEILPPSDYSGRQGTNLSRQSSNAEQELSLLGGKIKPVNDGSAVTLEQTRVARPGKGNHDRHDELQMKANELEKLFAAHKLTTTRRGKSTDPQVDDTPRVSEPKPIKVLPEKIDRNQTVTDSMTNNFDANELLKMVDKEGYNINSTPDKLAMLSLEESRGKFYDQYMQKRDAKLKEDWKMQKEEKEAILKAMHDSLERSKAEMRTKFSRSADLPDSAYVSRAQKIPPLQSAIRNKDQGVDSFFVEDEMNSDYLSGDGSSRSADSRKHFSNKVAYTQKTSIAPVHNHKHSSRTIRSSYANRKNPPDNPLAQSVPNFSDFRNESTKQSAGHNRATARAQPKSFSRSKSKIEESKSIMNEHQSRGSQSMRKNLNGSELRDTSSVNKDIYNWAPSGTTSSTHKSGAPKSFLRKGNGAHPIVGITGFRAPMFANVNDDDDDFPDQQEDSPDEAKDEEYESIEETLRESDFPADSESETPKQSHDFGNSDDPGSENGDVSFPREAANTKFNAFAGNMHDLPGELPAPWSSRLPHLSPYANDTSDGDAFVDSPTGSPSPWNSHSLDQITDADVSRMRKKWGSAQMPFSASNASQQPRKDVTKGFKKLLKFGRKNRGADGLVNDWVSASTASECDDDMEDGRDLAIGSSDDFRKSRMGYLSSYDGFVENEVLTEQEPSLRSSIPNPTANFRLREDQLTGSRSFFSLPAFRSKGGDARLR
- the LOC127332671 gene encoding uncharacterized protein isoform X1, translating into MEPNVPLDYALFQLSPRRSRCELVVSGSGRTEKIASGSVKPFFTHLRAAEEQAAAQPPQPAIRLQLDRRAAWFSKGTLERFVRFVSTPEVLEMANTFEAETSQLEGARKIYAAQGVSSGGDAEASAAADITKKELLRAIDVRLSALKQDLVTSCARASSAGFNHDSVSELLLFADHFGANRLSEACNRYMSLCQRRPDINPQHASQAASSHWKSFEDGNLRDSCSSDMSIDEPQADHGGSSNKSVSGASVPHIDRLSNSQQSVEVPPGSSTAQHSKSTLQQAVDKQENETEAPPAPAKELSRRLSVQDRISMFENKQKEQTPTSGNSNSAGTAKVVPVKGEHRRVPSVASMDKLVRRFSSVSDMSIDLSQNDTGGCNDRSENGTPAGTPTSASQEANSSKVRADKDASGAKHPVTSQSWPFQKDGDTPKDSTTTSACSSSTFNTTSPYSLSAAVAEVPKKLTKSCLEDDMAITSSTESESSFDKEQRVNQGQGDARISEHVASNVSGRTRLITSPRTAEEGLPKHYDTLTSPSSEEHARIVDKEITSVAHEVPVTSEQVGQKGNRGSRLRSKEIHAEAVVVGKNDRSSRTIGKVSSSVDPKSKATSNSRTNFRGSSGRDGGPSTEIEGHDASLRRKSLPRKVENVRRKAAVGPEILPPSDYSGRQGTNLSRQSSNAEQELSLLGGKIKPVNDGSAVTLEQTRVARPGKGNHDRHDELQMKANELEKLFAAHKLTTTRRGKSTDPQVDDTPRVSEPKPIKVLPEKIDRNQTVTDSMTNNFDANELLKMVDKEGYNINSTPDKLAMLSLEESRGKFYDQYMQKRDAKLKEDWKMQKEEKEAILKAMHDSLERSKAEMRTKFSRSADLPDSAYVSRAQKIPPLQSAIRNKDQGVDSFFVEDEMNSDYLSGDGSSRSADSRKHFSNKVAYTQKTSIAPVHNHKHSSRTIRSSYANRKNPPDNPLAQSVPNFSDFRNESTKQSAGHNRATARAQPKSFSRSKSKIEESKSIMNEHQSRGSQSMRKNLNGSELRDTSSVNKDIYNWAPSGTTSSTHKSGAPKSFLRKGNGAHPIVGITGFRAPMFANVNDDDDDFPDQQEDSPDEAKDEEYESIEETLRESDFPADSESETPKQSHDFGNSDDPGSENGDVSFPREAANTKFNAFAGNMHDLPGELPAPWSSRLPHLSPYANDTSDGDAFVDSPTGSPSPWNSHSLDQITDADVSRMRKKWGSAQMPFSASNASQQPRKDVTKGFKKLLKFGRKNRGADGLVNDWVSASTASECDDDMEDGRDLAIGSSDDFRKSRMGYLSSYDGFVENEVLTEQGILQEPSLRSSIPNPTANFRLREDQLTGSPIKGSRSFFSLPAFRSKGGDARLR